The Streptomyces europaeiscabiei genome window below encodes:
- a CDS encoding DUF3500 domain-containing protein, producing the protein MTENAHAHPHPHDHTHTHGHRPRTPEAQRTRRWFMNKALLAGGVAAVATMTGCSSGSSGTASSSSSSAAPNGMPSGAPGGGGGGMGPGASAVKYADFVGVTTDGKVVDDLYSIHSTDVSTDKVVQKAQAFLDGLTSAEKKASVFDVEDDEWLAWSNVDGYEREGARMGDLTEKQRELGYALLGAALSADGLTQSRNIMKLNAFLGEYSGGGRDTLTEGAYFFTFMGTPSTSEPWGFQYEGHHLAINYFVLGDQVVMTPTFMGSEPTSATYNGEKITTFKKETKAGLTVLRALTDAQRKKVISSESKAGDNLKAGAGQDNLKLAHQGLAAADWTDAQRDKLLALVRVYVGNMADAHADVKMKEVEEHLDDTYFYWIGETDDDSAFYYRVHSPVVLIEYDAQSPLGYNPDGSSSSSSSSSGNGGGGMGGPGGTPTQQHIHTIIRTPNGGDYGIDLLKLHLDNDH; encoded by the coding sequence ATGACTGAGAACGCGCACGCCCACCCTCACCCGCACGACCACACCCATACCCACGGTCACCGCCCCCGCACCCCCGAAGCCCAGCGCACCCGCCGCTGGTTCATGAACAAGGCGCTGCTGGCCGGCGGTGTCGCCGCCGTGGCGACGATGACCGGCTGTTCGTCGGGCTCGTCAGGTACGGCGAGTTCGTCCTCGTCCTCGGCCGCCCCGAACGGCATGCCCTCCGGCGCCCCGGGTGGTGGCGGAGGAGGTATGGGGCCGGGCGCCAGCGCGGTGAAGTACGCCGACTTCGTCGGGGTCACGACGGACGGCAAGGTCGTGGACGACCTGTACTCCATCCATTCCACCGACGTGTCCACCGACAAGGTGGTCCAGAAGGCGCAGGCCTTCCTGGACGGGCTGACCAGCGCGGAGAAGAAGGCCTCCGTCTTCGACGTGGAGGACGACGAGTGGCTGGCCTGGAGCAACGTCGACGGCTACGAGCGCGAGGGCGCCCGCATGGGCGACCTGACCGAGAAGCAGCGCGAACTCGGCTACGCGCTCCTTGGCGCCGCGCTCTCCGCCGACGGGCTCACCCAGTCCCGCAACATCATGAAGCTGAACGCGTTCCTCGGTGAGTACAGCGGCGGCGGCAGGGACACCCTCACCGAGGGCGCCTACTTCTTCACGTTCATGGGCACGCCGTCCACCAGTGAGCCGTGGGGCTTCCAGTACGAGGGCCACCACCTGGCCATCAACTACTTCGTCCTCGGCGACCAGGTCGTGATGACCCCGACCTTCATGGGCTCCGAGCCGACGTCCGCCACGTACAACGGCGAGAAGATCACCACGTTCAAGAAGGAGACCAAGGCCGGCCTGACCGTCCTGCGCGCTCTCACCGACGCCCAGCGCAAGAAGGTCATCTCGTCCGAGTCCAAGGCCGGTGACAACCTGAAGGCCGGGGCCGGCCAGGACAACCTCAAGCTCGCCCACCAGGGCCTCGCCGCCGCCGACTGGACCGACGCCCAGCGCGACAAGCTCCTCGCCCTCGTCCGCGTCTACGTCGGCAACATGGCCGACGCCCACGCCGACGTGAAGATGAAGGAGGTCGAGGAGCACCTCGACGACACGTACTTCTACTGGATCGGCGAGACCGACGACGACTCGGCCTTCTACTACCGCGTGCACAGCCCGGTCGTCCTCATCGAGTACGACGCCCAGTCCCCGCTCGGCTACAACCCCGACGGCAGCAGTAGCAGTAGCAGTAGCAGTAGCGGCAACGGTGGCGGCGGTATGGGTGGTCCCGGCGGCACCCCCACCCAGCAGCACATCCACACCATCATCCGCACGCCCAACGGGGGCGACTACGGCATCGATCTCCTCAAGCTGCACCTGGACAACGACCACTGA
- a CDS encoding DoxX family protein gives MDTIWLSGAEWLAVLRIGLGLWWLESWRHKDKKAWSEGAGIAWAAGVAEKHRWGAVRSGFDVVVKPRPRTMGYVVVYAELALGLGLILGVLTPVALVGGLLLNLLYLVLMIHDWAEQGQNSMMALISVVGLFGMSWQTWSVDSALGLF, from the coding sequence ATGGACACGATCTGGCTCTCTGGGGCCGAATGGCTGGCCGTACTTCGTATCGGGCTCGGCCTGTGGTGGCTGGAGAGTTGGCGGCACAAGGACAAGAAGGCCTGGTCGGAGGGGGCCGGGATCGCGTGGGCGGCCGGGGTGGCGGAGAAGCACCGGTGGGGGGCGGTGCGGAGCGGGTTCGACGTGGTCGTCAAGCCTCGGCCGCGCACCATGGGCTATGTCGTCGTCTACGCCGAACTCGCCCTCGGGCTGGGGCTGATCCTCGGAGTTCTCACGCCGGTCGCGCTCGTGGGCGGGCTGCTGCTCAACCTCCTCTACCTCGTGCTGATGATCCACGACTGGGCCGAGCAGGGGCAGAACTCGATGATGGCGCTCATCTCGGTGGTGGGGCTGTTCGGGATGTCCTGGCAGACGTGGTCCGTCGACAGTGCGCTGGGGCTGTTCTGA
- a CDS encoding Zn-ribbon domain-containing OB-fold protein: MGGAGAARFDLPEADEFTRTYWDAAADGRLLLRRCGAADCGRAHHYPREFCPYCWSEDVRWEEACGRATLYTWSVVHRNDLPPFGERTPYVPAVVDLVEGPRMMTEVVECGQGEGELRMGMGLEVVFREGGGFVVPVFRARS; the protein is encoded by the coding sequence GTGGGTGGTGCCGGTGCCGCGCGGTTCGATCTGCCCGAGGCCGACGAGTTCACCCGTACGTACTGGGACGCCGCCGCCGACGGACGGCTGCTCCTGAGGCGGTGCGGGGCCGCGGACTGCGGGCGCGCCCACCACTATCCGCGCGAGTTCTGCCCGTACTGCTGGAGCGAGGACGTGCGCTGGGAGGAGGCCTGCGGGCGCGCCACGCTCTACACCTGGTCCGTCGTCCACCGCAACGACCTGCCGCCCTTCGGGGAGCGTACGCCGTACGTTCCCGCGGTGGTCGATCTCGTCGAGGGGCCGCGGATGATGACCGAGGTCGTGGAGTGTGGGCAAGGGGAGGGTGAACTACGCATGGGGATGGGGTTGGAGGTCGTCTTCCGGGAGGGCGGGGGCTTCGTGGTGCCCGTATTTCGCGCGCGTTCGTGA
- a CDS encoding acetate--CoA ligase family protein, producing the protein MLGSTHGTLTTDSRRARAIACGEHPTQVVHGRPAEAGDLDVSGRPLYADVPDLDRFFRPESVAVVGASDTEGRPNTGITRQLLAWSERVGARLHPVHPTRESVFGIPCAPSVADLPEQVDLAVLLLSDPLPVIDELAEAKVKFAVAFASGFAETGEEGAAAQERLAAAVARADGLRLLGPNTNLNAFEHFRDDLDGPAIALITQSGHQGRPVFSLQELGIRLSHWAPTGNEADLETADFISYFAERPEVGAIAAYVEGLKDGRAFLLAADRAARRGVPVVAVKVGRTETGARTAASHTGKLTGADAVVDAAMRQFGVIRVDGLDELQDTATLLARARRPRTPDSTTLGSAAPRPEGVVVYSISGGTGAHFADLATEAGLPLPMLSEAKQAELHQWIPDYLSVANPVDNGGHPVGDWRGPRILDAILDDPAVGVLICPITGPFPPMSDKLAQDLVAAAERTDKLVCVVWGSPVGTEAAYRETLLGSSRVATFRTFANCITAVRAHLDHTRFTSAYRSPFDEAPRSPSPSFRKAKALMRPGQQLSEHAAKQLLRAYGIRVPREQLVTSAAAAVRAASLVGYPVVMKASGARIAHKTELGLVKMGLTSASQIRDAYRELTDIARYEDVPLDGVLVCQMVERGVEMVVGVTHDDLFGPTVTVGLGGVLVEVLRDSAVRVPPFAEDQAHAMLAELRGRALLDGVRGAPPADVDALVEVVLRVQRMALELGDEIAELDINPLMVLPRGQGAVALDALAVCR; encoded by the coding sequence ATGCTTGGATCAACCCACGGCACCCTCACCACCGACTCCCGCCGGGCCCGGGCCATCGCGTGCGGCGAGCACCCGACGCAGGTCGTGCACGGCAGGCCCGCCGAGGCCGGCGACCTCGACGTCAGCGGACGCCCGCTGTACGCCGACGTCCCCGATCTGGACCGATTCTTCCGACCTGAATCCGTGGCCGTCGTCGGCGCCTCGGACACGGAGGGTCGGCCGAACACCGGGATCACCCGGCAGCTGCTCGCCTGGTCCGAACGGGTCGGCGCCAGGCTGCACCCCGTGCACCCCACGCGCGAGTCGGTCTTCGGCATCCCCTGCGCCCCTTCCGTCGCCGACCTGCCCGAACAGGTCGATCTCGCCGTACTGCTCCTCTCCGATCCGCTCCCCGTGATCGACGAACTGGCCGAGGCCAAGGTGAAGTTCGCCGTCGCCTTCGCCTCCGGTTTCGCCGAGACCGGCGAGGAGGGCGCCGCCGCGCAGGAGCGGCTGGCCGCCGCCGTGGCCCGCGCCGACGGTCTGCGGCTGCTCGGCCCCAACACCAACCTCAACGCCTTCGAGCACTTCCGCGACGACCTCGACGGCCCGGCGATCGCGCTGATCACCCAGTCCGGCCACCAGGGCCGCCCCGTCTTCTCCCTCCAGGAACTCGGCATCCGCCTCTCCCACTGGGCCCCCACCGGCAACGAGGCCGATCTGGAGACCGCCGACTTCATCTCCTACTTCGCCGAACGCCCCGAGGTCGGCGCCATCGCGGCCTACGTCGAGGGCCTCAAGGACGGCCGCGCCTTCCTCCTCGCCGCCGACCGGGCCGCCCGGCGCGGTGTGCCCGTCGTCGCCGTCAAGGTCGGCCGCACCGAGACCGGCGCCCGCACCGCCGCCTCCCACACCGGCAAGCTGACCGGCGCGGACGCGGTGGTCGACGCGGCGATGCGGCAGTTCGGCGTGATCCGTGTCGACGGACTCGACGAACTCCAGGACACGGCCACCCTGCTGGCGCGGGCCCGCCGGCCCCGCACCCCGGACTCGACCACCCTGGGCTCGGCCGCCCCGAGGCCCGAGGGCGTCGTCGTCTATTCGATCTCGGGCGGCACGGGCGCGCACTTCGCCGACCTGGCCACCGAGGCCGGACTGCCCCTCCCCATGCTCTCCGAGGCCAAGCAGGCCGAGCTGCACCAGTGGATCCCCGACTATCTGAGCGTGGCCAACCCCGTGGACAACGGCGGCCACCCCGTGGGCGACTGGCGCGGACCCCGCATCCTCGACGCGATCCTCGACGACCCGGCGGTGGGGGTGCTGATCTGTCCCATCACGGGCCCCTTCCCACCGATGAGCGACAAGCTCGCCCAGGACCTGGTGGCCGCGGCGGAGCGGACGGACAAGCTGGTGTGCGTGGTGTGGGGGTCGCCGGTGGGCACCGAGGCCGCGTACCGCGAGACGCTGCTGGGGTCGTCCCGGGTGGCGACCTTCCGTACCTTCGCCAACTGCATCACGGCCGTCCGCGCCCACCTGGACCACACCCGCTTCACCAGCGCCTACCGCTCCCCCTTCGACGAGGCACCGCGCTCCCCCTCCCCCTCCTTCCGCAAGGCGAAGGCGCTGATGCGGCCGGGGCAGCAGCTGAGCGAGCACGCGGCCAAGCAGCTGCTGCGCGCGTACGGGATTCGCGTGCCGCGCGAGCAGTTGGTGACCAGCGCGGCGGCGGCCGTACGCGCGGCGAGCCTCGTCGGCTACCCGGTGGTGATGAAGGCGTCCGGCGCCCGCATCGCCCACAAGACGGAACTCGGCCTGGTGAAGATGGGTCTGACCTCCGCGAGCCAGATCCGCGACGCCTATCGCGAACTGACCGACATCGCCCGCTACGAGGACGTCCCCCTCGACGGGGTGCTGGTGTGCCAGATGGTCGAGCGAGGTGTGGAGATGGTCGTGGGCGTCACCCACGACGACCTCTTCGGGCCCACGGTCACGGTCGGCCTCGGCGGTGTCCTCGTGGAGGTCCTGCGCGACTCCGCCGTACGCGTGCCCCCCTTCGCCGAGGACCAGGCCCACGCCATGCTCGCCGAACTGCGCGGGCGGGCCCTGCTGGACGGGGTGCGCGGGGCTCCCCCGGCCGACGTGGACGCCCTCGTGGAGGTCGTGCTCCGTGTACAGCGCATGGCGCTCGAACTCGGGGACGAGATCGCGGAGTTGGACATCAACCCGCTCATGGTGCTGCCGAGGGGGCAGGGGGCCGTGGCCCTGGACGCGCTGGCGGTGTGCCGCTGA
- a CDS encoding GNAT family N-acetyltransferase: protein MSRTDERSSGPFPDPSRRPSAGPHGPRGRGLRLCAWDAESEADVEAWFLGRTDPDLRRWNTPKTLDGSLEDARESLRRRAESDAEGRTVSFRVTDAESGVTLGLVGLSGIDAFMRRAVVGYWVLPEARGRRVATRALDLAARWAFTEFGIHRLELDHVVGHAASCRVAELCGFPYEGTMRGATFDEGRHDAFRDAHLHARLATDPTPEGI, encoded by the coding sequence GTGAGCCGTACTGATGAGCGATCCTCCGGTCCGTTCCCCGATCCTTCCCGCCGGCCGTCCGCCGGTCCGCACGGTCCGCGCGGTCGCGGGCTGAGGCTGTGCGCCTGGGACGCCGAGTCCGAAGCGGATGTGGAGGCGTGGTTCCTGGGGCGTACCGATCCGGACCTCCGGCGGTGGAACACGCCCAAGACCCTGGACGGGAGTCTCGAAGACGCCCGGGAGTCCCTGCGGCGGCGGGCCGAGTCCGACGCGGAGGGGAGGACCGTGTCCTTCCGGGTCACGGACGCGGAGAGCGGGGTGACACTCGGGCTGGTCGGGCTGAGCGGGATCGACGCGTTCATGCGGAGGGCCGTCGTCGGCTACTGGGTGCTGCCCGAGGCCCGTGGCCGCCGGGTCGCCACCCGCGCCCTCGACCTGGCCGCCCGCTGGGCCTTCACCGAGTTCGGTATCCACCGGCTCGAACTCGACCATGTCGTCGGCCACGCCGCGTCCTGCCGTGTCGCCGAGCTGTGCGGGTTCCCGTACGAGGGGACCATGCGCGGGGCGACGTTCGACGAGGGGCGTCACGACGCCTTCCGGGACGCGCACCTGCACGCACGGCTGGCCACGGACCCTACGCCGGAAGGAATCTGA
- a CDS encoding class I SAM-dependent DNA methyltransferase, with protein sequence MSTGDENTFGAGYEAVDDPDGYFGEAVAAHYDDPSSDMFGAETVDPAVELIAGLAGGPGGDARALEFGVGTGRIALPLARRGVPVHGIDMSRAMVERMRAKPGGADIGVTIGDFATTRVAGPGFTVAYLVFNTINNLLTQDAQVDCFRNAAAHLVPGGCFVIEVGVPDLRRLPPGQNTVPFHVGPTRLGFDTYDVATQGMRSHHMVVVEGRPEYRSIPFRYVWPAELDLMARLAGMRLRDRWAGWKGEPFTNDSTNHVSVWEKA encoded by the coding sequence ATGAGCACGGGTGACGAGAACACGTTCGGGGCCGGGTACGAGGCCGTCGACGACCCCGACGGCTACTTCGGCGAGGCCGTCGCCGCGCACTACGACGACCCCTCCTCCGACATGTTCGGCGCGGAGACCGTCGACCCGGCCGTGGAGCTGATCGCCGGTCTCGCGGGCGGGCCCGGAGGGGACGCTCGGGCGCTGGAGTTCGGGGTCGGCACCGGACGGATCGCCCTGCCGCTCGCCCGGCGCGGCGTGCCGGTGCACGGCATCGACATGTCGCGGGCCATGGTGGAGCGGATGCGGGCCAAGCCGGGCGGCGCGGACATCGGGGTCACCATCGGGGACTTCGCCACGACCCGGGTGGCCGGCCCCGGCTTCACCGTCGCCTACCTCGTCTTCAACACGATCAACAACCTGCTCACGCAGGACGCCCAGGTGGACTGCTTCCGTAACGCCGCCGCGCATCTCGTGCCCGGCGGCTGCTTCGTGATCGAGGTCGGGGTGCCGGACCTGCGGAGGCTGCCGCCGGGGCAGAACACGGTGCCGTTCCATGTCGGTCCGACGCGGCTGGGGTTCGACACGTACGACGTGGCGACGCAGGGTATGCGATCGCACCACATGGTGGTCGTCGAGGGGCGGCCGGAGTACCGGTCGATCCCGTTCCGGTACGTCTGGCCGGCCGAGCTGGACCTGATGGCCCGGCTGGCCGGGATGCGGCTGCGGGACCGCTGGGCGGGGTGGAAGGGGGAGCCGTTCACGAACGACAGCACCAATCACGTGTCCGTGTGGGAGAAGGCGTGA
- a CDS encoding flavin-containing monooxygenase, producing MADSKASATPASDRPVYVIGGGPGGLAVAYALRAQGVRAVVLEKADGVGASWRRHYDRLHLHTTRRLSGLPGLPMPRRFGRWVSRDNVVRYLEKYAEVHQLEIVTGVEVSRVERSADGTGWLLHATGGRELTGGAVVVATGYNHTPHIPDWPGRDSYTGELVHASEYRNPEPYAGRDVLVVGIGNTGAEITVDLVEGGAARVRLAVRTAPHIVRRSTAGWAAQYTGVVVRRLPVALVDRLAKPMAKLSVPDLSAHGLTRPDTGLYSRVNEGSIPVQDVGLIDAVRKGKVEIVGSVEGFEDGKVALGDGTRIETDAVIAATGYRRALEGLVGHLDVLDERGKPVVHGARSPKNAPGLYFTGFTNPISGMFRELALDAEKIARTVAKTGGVATRDAVTVQIRATH from the coding sequence ATGGCCGACTCCAAAGCTTCCGCGACTCCCGCCTCCGACCGCCCCGTCTATGTGATCGGCGGCGGCCCCGGCGGGCTGGCCGTCGCGTACGCGTTGCGGGCCCAAGGGGTGCGGGCCGTGGTGCTGGAGAAGGCGGACGGGGTCGGGGCGTCCTGGCGGCGGCACTACGACCGGCTGCACCTGCACACGACCCGGCGCCTGTCGGGCCTGCCCGGCCTGCCCATGCCGCGCCGCTTCGGCCGGTGGGTGTCGCGGGACAACGTGGTGCGCTACCTGGAGAAGTACGCCGAGGTGCACCAACTGGAGATCGTGACCGGCGTCGAGGTGTCCCGCGTCGAGCGGAGCGCCGACGGCACCGGCTGGCTGCTGCACGCCACCGGCGGCCGCGAGCTGACCGGCGGCGCGGTCGTCGTCGCCACCGGCTACAACCACACGCCCCACATCCCCGACTGGCCCGGCCGCGACTCGTACACCGGCGAACTCGTGCACGCCTCCGAGTACCGCAACCCCGAGCCCTACGCCGGCCGTGACGTCCTCGTCGTCGGCATCGGCAACACCGGCGCCGAGATCACCGTCGACCTCGTCGAGGGCGGGGCGGCGCGCGTCCGGCTCGCGGTGCGGACGGCCCCGCACATCGTGCGCCGCTCGACCGCCGGATGGGCGGCCCAGTACACGGGCGTCGTCGTACGGCGGCTGCCGGTGGCCCTCGTGGACCGCCTCGCCAAGCCCATGGCGAAGCTCAGCGTGCCGGACCTGTCGGCGCACGGCCTGACCCGGCCCGACACCGGCCTCTACTCCCGGGTGAACGAGGGCTCCATTCCCGTGCAGGACGTCGGGCTCATCGACGCCGTGCGGAAGGGCAAGGTCGAGATCGTCGGCTCGGTCGAGGGGTTCGAGGACGGCAAGGTCGCCCTCGGCGACGGCACCCGCATCGAGACCGACGCCGTGATCGCCGCCACCGGCTACCGGCGCGCCCTGGAAGGGCTCGTCGGACACCTCGACGTGCTAGACGAACGCGGGAAGCCTGTCGTGCACGGGGCCCGCTCCCCCAAGAACGCCCCCGGCCTCTACTTCACCGGCTTCACCAACCCCATCAGCGGCATGTTCCGCGAACTCGCCCTCGACGCCGAGAAAATCGCCAGGACGGTCGCGAAGACGGGCGGGGTCGCCACCCGCGACGCGGTCACCGTACAGATCCGCGCCACGCACTGA